From the Argentina anserina chromosome 3, drPotAnse1.1, whole genome shotgun sequence genome, the window CAAACAGTTGAAACTAATCAAGAAATCGTCCTCAACCCTCTTGAATGTGATCCGGGTGTACGTCCTCAAATCTACAACTATCCTGTCAATCTACGTGATAAGGTTCGATTGTCATATATTCTGCTTGGGCCACGTCAACCTAcattagcagagtatccagctCACTTAGATGGTGGTCAAAATCGTCAGTTCAATGAGTCATGGTTCAAAAACATTTCATGGTTAGAGTATTCAATTAAAAAAGACAATGCATATTGTTTCTCGTGTTaccttttttatataaataggTCACATAAAACATTTACTATTGATGGTTTTAGAAATTGGAAGAAAGTTGGGGGATCACGTTGTGCTTTAAATGGTCATGCCGGTACTGCAAATTCTACACATCATCTTGCAATGCAGCAGTGGCAAAACTTGAAGAATCCATTGACTCATATTGACAAAGTGGTAGAGAGATTACCACTAGCTAAAATAATTGAGAATCGGTTGAGTCTTAATACAACTGTGGAGAGCGTCCGATTTTTGGCAACTCAAGGACTAGCTTTTAGAGATAATGATGAGTCTGTGACTTCAGATAATCATGgaaaatttaatgaattagTAGAAGCTTTTGGAAGAAACAATCCAGAGGTTAAGAGAGTCTTAGATAATGCTCATTTCAATGCGAAGTATACATCACCAACAATACAGAAAGAGATCCTTAGTATATTAGCTAACAAAATCAGAAGTAGAATTCAGGAGGAAATTGGGGAAAACACCTTTTGTATTCTCGTTGATGAAACACAAGACACCTCTAATAAGGAACAAATGAGTATTGTCCTATGATTTGTTGACAACAAAGGGTTTGTGAGAGAGCTGTTGTGGATGTTGTTGACACAAAAGCCCAAACTCTTAAAGATGAGATATGCAAGGTACTTGGAAAATACAATCTTTTACTAGAGAATATGCGTTGTCAAGGTTATCATGGTGCTAGCAATATGTGTGGATCA encodes:
- the LOC126787439 gene encoding uncharacterized protein LOC126787439 — its product is MKPTQPDGCKPMKQKTIYSLFRKYSPSSQPQTERIEPQTVETNQEIVLNPLECDPGVRPQIYNYPVNLRDKVRLSYILLGPRQPTLAEYPAHLDGGQNRQFNESWFKNISWSHKTFTIDGFRNWKKVGGSRCALNGHAGTANSTHHLAMQQWQNLKNPLTHIDKVVERLPLAKIIENRLSLNTTVESVRFLATQGLAFRDNDESVTSDNHGKFNELVEAFGRNNPEVKRVLDNAHFNAKVCERAVVDVVDTKAQTLKDEICKVLGKYNLLLENMRCQGYHGASNMCGSWNGLQVLFLQECPYAYYVHCFTHRLQLALIAAAEEVRVVWRFFSSLINIVNFVGGSTKRSTELKLTREDELERLLDAGLAETGK